A part of Ammospiza caudacuta isolate bAmmCau1 chromosome 7, bAmmCau1.pri, whole genome shotgun sequence genomic DNA contains:
- the LOC131559620 gene encoding olfactory receptor 14C36-like, which yields MYNSSSISHFLLLALADTRQLQLLHFCLLLGISLAALLGNSLIISAVACGHHLHTPMFFFLLNLALSDLGSICTTVPKAMHNSLWDTRNISYTGCAAQLFFFLFFISAEYFLLTVMCYDRYVSICKPLHYGILLGSRACVHMTAAAWASAFLNALLLMANTFSLPLCHGNALGQFFCEIPQILKLSCSQSKLRKLGLIVGSSCLGLGSFVFIVFSYVQIFRAVLRIPSEQGRHKAFYTCLPHLAVISMFLSTILLAHLKPRSISSPYLDLTLSILYSVVPPALNPLIYSLRNQELKAGVGRLMTVCFQGAGH from the coding sequence ATGtacaacagcagctccatcagccacttcctcctgctggcacttgcagacacgcggcagctgcagctcctgcacttctgcctcttgctgggcatctccctggctgccctcctgggcaacagcctcatcatcagcgctgTAGCCTgtggccaccacctgcacacgcccatgttcttcttcctgctcaacctggccctcagcgacctgggctccatctgcaccactgtccccaaagccatgcacaactccctctgggacaccaggaacatttcctacacaggatgtgctgctcagctgtttttctttctgttcttcatctcagcagagtATTTCCTGCTGACcgtcatgtgctacgaccgctacgtaTCCATCTGCAAACCTCTGCACTATGGGAttctcctgggcagcagagcttgtgtcCACAtgacagcagctgcctgggccagtgcctttctcaatgctctgctACTCAtggccaatacattttccctgcccctgtgccatggcaatgccctgggccagttcttctgtgaaatacctcagatcctcaagctctcctgctcacagtCCAAACTCAGGAAACTGGGGCTCATTGTTGGCAGTTCCTGTTTAGGTTTGGGtagttttgtgttcattgttttctcctatgtgcagatcttcagggctgtgctgaggatcccctctgagcagggacggcacaaagccttttacacctgcctccctcacctggctgtgatCTCCATGTTCCTCAGCACTATTCTCTTGGCGCACCTGAAGCCCCGCTCCATCTCCTCTCCATATCTGGATCTGACCCTTTCAattctgtactcggtggtgcctccagccctgaaccccctcatctacagcctgaggaaccaggagctcaaggctggaGTGGGGAGACTGATGACTGTATGCTTTCAGGGTGCTGGCCATTGA